A region from the Gossypium hirsutum isolate 1008001.06 chromosome A08, Gossypium_hirsutum_v2.1, whole genome shotgun sequence genome encodes:
- the LOC107950738 gene encoding structure-specific endonuclease subunit slx1 isoform X2 has protein sequence MRLLTSTFRSVKHPIPIPIPDPKPNIVKPSLPSESSAVAKSKSELKACLKQHNGELSGGAKASRAGRPWVCACVVRGFHDQSEACEFEFKWKMVSRKLPRKKKNKEADDCSLTLLQHRQTALNKVKGMLDCSHLEVEWQMSTS, from the exons ATGAGGCTGCTCACATCAACATTCCGATCTGTGAAACACCCAATTCCAATCCCAATCCCAGACCCTAAACCCAATATCGTAAAACCATCGTTGCCGTCAGAATCGAGTGCCGTTGCAAAATCGAAATCAGAACTAAAAGCCTG TTTGAAGCAACATAATGGTGAACTTAGCGGTGGCGCAAAAGCATCTCGTGCTGGAAGGCCATGGGTCTGCGCCTGTGTAGTTCGGGGTTTCCATGACCAAAGTGAAG ctTGTGAGTTTGAATTCAAATGGAAAATGGTCTCAAGAAAACTGCCTCGCAAAAAGAAGAATAAGGAAGCTGATGATTGCTCCCTAACGTTATTACAACACAGGCAAACAGCTTTGAACAAGGTTAAAGGTATGTTGGATTGCAGTCACTTAGAAGTTGAATGGCAAATGAGTACTTCCTAA
- the LOC107950738 gene encoding structure-specific endonuclease subunit slx1 isoform X1 yields the protein MRLLTSTFRSVKHPIPIPIPDPKPNIVKPSLPSESSAVAKSKSELKAWCVYLILSTNSPIKTYVGVTNNFSRRLKQHNGELSGGAKASRAGRPWVCACVVRGFHDQSEACEFEFKWKMVSRKLPRKKKNKEADDCSLTLLQHRQTALNKVKGMLDCSHLEVEWQMSTS from the exons ATGAGGCTGCTCACATCAACATTCCGATCTGTGAAACACCCAATTCCAATCCCAATCCCAGACCCTAAACCCAATATCGTAAAACCATCGTTGCCGTCAGAATCGAGTGCCGTTGCAAAATCGAAATCAGAACTAAAAGCCTGGTGCGTTTACCTAATTCTTTCCACCAATTCCCCCATTAAAACCTACGTTGGTGTCACCAACAATTTCTCTCGCCG TTTGAAGCAACATAATGGTGAACTTAGCGGTGGCGCAAAAGCATCTCGTGCTGGAAGGCCATGGGTCTGCGCCTGTGTAGTTCGGGGTTTCCATGACCAAAGTGAAG ctTGTGAGTTTGAATTCAAATGGAAAATGGTCTCAAGAAAACTGCCTCGCAAAAAGAAGAATAAGGAAGCTGATGATTGCTCCCTAACGTTATTACAACACAGGCAAACAGCTTTGAACAAGGTTAAAGGTATGTTGGATTGCAGTCACTTAGAAGTTGAATGGCAAATGAGTACTTCCTAA